AGATACTGTGTGGGAATCTTTGTCTGcatcgtaatataaggagatgGCGACGATCCGAAGCTTCTCCTGCAGGAAATGGAAATATATATGCGGTGGTGTTGAAGGCCTCCAAAGAGAGATGACAGAAAAGACAGTGAGTGATATTGGAACGAGATGCGTTTTCCAAGGTGTAGAGGACGAACTGCGACACATAGTCCGATTGACGGAGGACGTTCACGTAGGATGAGAACGATGTTGTCGCTTTATGATTCGTGCGCGTTGGAATCTCGAGCGCCGTGAATGATGTTGTTGGCCGTTGATCGTTCCATCATTTTACCCTCGAGTGTTGTCGATGAATGGGCCTTAGTCGTCGAGGTTTGACCCATGAGGCCCATGGATCGGTCACAGACTCCGGGTTGAGGCCTATTAAATTAATATAAGGCCTCTCTAGTCAGATCCGGATCGTCCAAAGCTCATGTTTCCCGTATCGGATCATATCATCCGCAATCTTAAAGCACCCTGGATCTGGATCACCCGTCGTCTCGCTCCTTTCGAAAACCCTAAACGTTCGACGCGGCTACTGTTCTTCTATCTCCAAATGGCGTGGCGCGGATCGATCTCTGGATCGCTGCTCGCTGCCGCGCGGTCCTACTCCCCCCGATCGCCGCATGCGGTTCGCCGACTTCCCTGTCCGCCCGTCGCCGGCCCCCGCCTCCAGCGCCGCCGCCTCCCCCTCTCCCCTCCCCGGTAAAAACTTTTAGCCAAAAGGTCTTCGCTTTTTCCGGTTCTTTTTTGATCCCGGTGGTTCGTTTATTTCTCCATAGATCTCTGGGAGAATTAGGGTGCGCGCAGTCCTTCCTTCCACTTTACAGCGTGGTGGCCGCCCCTCGTCTCACCTCCCACCTGTCGGTCAGCGCGAGGGCATGCTGTGAGCTCTCTCAGGGTACCTTCCGTCGCACTTGTCAAGATCGCTAGTTAGTCCTCTCGCTGTCAAGTATGCCAAGTTCTTGTGAAAAGATGGAACTTTTTTCTTGGCTCAATAATGATCATGGCATGATGAGATCTCTGGTTTAATTACTAGGGTTTTAACTATTTTTCTTGATTCTCTATTCTGCGTTcttttgttttctctcttttGAGTTTTGGTTGATACGAGGAAATTGGAATTGAGATTTGATAGGGAAAAATGGAAAAGATGGTTGATGCAGAAGAGATGGCGTCGTTCAGTGGGAATCGCGGTGTAAGCCGATGTAGGTCTCCTCTTTTCCCAATTGATCTTCCCACGGTAGATGATCAGGAGAGCTATTTTAGAAAACTTGGATGATCATCTAATAACTTTTAAGTAATAGTACTGccatttgatcattaaatcactTGAAGAAAACAAATACTACCCTCTGATCATTAAGTGTTGCCTTTTCTTTTTATATGGATACATGTATTCTTACTACATTTTGAATGTGAAATGTTGACTTGATGGTTTCTTAATTCTTCTCTCATGCATTGTATTAGTTCGTTATGGCTTGATTACATAATAGACATCTTTTATGGTTTATCTACTTATACTGGAATTAATTTTACTAGTTTCTTTTTATATCCCTCGGACGGCTTTTGAGATGACATCTCCCGAATGAACATGTTGCATCACTATGCCACACCTTTCTGGAGTAGTTGCTCATAACCATCGTTTTCTAAATACTTTGTTAGGGATATATGCTGATCTTTCGTTCATTGAAACTTCGGTCTTGGCTGTTTCAGAGAAATATTGGATGCAAATCTACCAACCAGTCCTTTTATACTATTGCCTAATGTAAGGCTGAAAAGTTTGTACACTTCTGTGAACGTCGGACAGAAGATCCATAGACCaaaaaatttcatgcataatGCTACAATTTTGAGAAACAAAGAAGCAAATATGTACACAAGTTTCTCCAATTTAGAGAATATAGTAGGAGAATATGGCAAGGAATATAGCAATGATATGGTAAGAGGCTAGTACTAGATGAGTGGTaggaaggaagaaatgatggctaATTGCTTAGAAAATCTTGATCTGTATCAATCAGATTCATTAACACTGTGTTTTGACAGTTAGGCAAACCCCGTTATAGTCAAACAACAAAAGTTTTTTCAGAAATCAGAGGACTCAAATTTTTATGACTCTTTATCTATGTTTGTCATGAATGTTCCTATGGAGAAAATTCTAGACCAATCTATCTAAATGTACCAACAGTAGTTCATCTTTGACCAGTGAGATGGGACCTACTGACatcttgtattttttttataCGATAGTTGACAGAAATTTGCAAACATTATCTCTTACAGGAGTTCGCCCCTTGAGTGAAGAAGATTTAAATTCTGACTTTGTAGGTTGCATCCATGCCTTCAGTCTAAGGATTAAGTTTTAACTCTTGCACAAAACTATATTTACATCCTGATAGAATTGGTCACTTAAAACATGTTATAATGTCTGCAGGTACCTGAAGGAATTAGGATCGCCGCATGGTTGGTAAACGAAGGATTCTTGATAGGGGTTGTATGAGAACCTGCTCATGCATTAACCGAAAGATTTGGAGAAACTTTAAATGGTCTCTTTGCTTGTGTCGATGCAAGAATAAGTGCGACTTTTGCTTCTGATGAACAGCTGCTGGGGAAATTATGCTTCGCTGGTTTAAGTGGCGCATTCTTTCTTCAACTGGTGTTACAGTTATATGCAGTGTGCACAACCCAACTTGATGCTGGTTGCTGCCCTTATTATTAGTTGTCAGCTGCTATCCTCCAAACAATTCCACTGCAATTCATGTAACATAACATTGTGCTCATTTTCACTGTCAGTAGCAACCTGCAATAGTTTACTTTCTAAAGGCCAGCTGATATGGATCCTTTTGCCATTGAGTAGCGTTCAAATCTTGTCTGGTATCATGAACTCCCAACAATTTTGTTTGAACCAACAGTGGCAAGCACCTTTGTGAGTATTTTTCTTGTGGAGATTGTATAGGGGTACAAACTTCCTGACTGTAGGGAGGTGGTTTGTGCTGACTAATAAGAAAAGGTTAAGAttgatctcttgaattatttGCATGGAGGAGACTCCACCATCATTATGTAACACCAACAAAGATGGAAAACACAGACTAGTTCTCATGATGGAACTTTGTGCCCCAACAGCACTCTGAAGTTTGCAATGGTTGATGCTGAAAGATGATGAACTGAAAACTTCACAGATATGAGCCACAGGTTAatcttgcattgttgaatctAATTAGATTAGAAGAAATCACAAGCAGAAGGGCCGAGAGATACTACAATCCTTTCCTTTTACTCTGAGATGTGTCTTGTGTAATGTGAAAATCCACTTTTTGagccaaagagaaattagcttctCATCACCTTACCATGTCCTGCAGATTACGAAGTGGTTGAATCCACCGAAGCAGCAGCAAACATCCGCATTAATAGACAATAAACAACCATGTTTTTATGCAAACATCACCAATGTTTGAACTTTAATACACGACCCTTCTAGCATCAAGGGAAGACAACAACTGGGATTTGATACCCGTTTTACAATCATATCAAACATCTTGCTACCTAACTTGGCTCGAGACTCTGGTTTGGTGTCTTTATTCCATCACAAATTTACATAGCATAAACCATCTCCCCGCTACTGTCGATATCAAGATCAAGATCTGAGTCCAGGTCCTCCatatcgtcgtcgtcatcatagTCATCAATATCGAGACTACCCATCAGGTGTTGATTGAGTCCACGAGCACCGGCTGCAGGTATGGTGGCCTCCTCTAAGATGTGCATTATGTCCTCGATCTTTTGCATTGGTTGGTCAGGCTCCTCGTACTCATTAGTTATCGTCTTGTCATCCACTAGGTCAGCAGGAAGATTCTTCAAGAACCACTCATGGTTGCGTATCTCAGGAATTGTTATCCTCTGCAGATTAACACATTCGGTGAATATAACTACGAACAGTGAACCGACTATCAAAATACGATGCTCCTCAACAAGAAAAAAATGTTTCTCAGAAAATTAGTTCTTGTTCGCAATAATTTTGTTTAATAGTCATAAGTTGATAAATGCAGCACCACAGTCATGATAATATTGCTTTGAAGAAAATAATGATCAACATTGGAAAGATCTATTCATGTTTCAGGgacatgcaaaaaagaaaaagaagggaaaaaccaacTCCCACACTTCCTGAAAATTGCACAATGACTAGATTTCCTCTTACCTTACCTACAAAGGTTGTTAATTCTTCAATTCCTTGTATCATTGGTCCCAACTACATGTACTGATCATTTGAGACAACATCAATAATCCCTCTTACATAGAGGCATATAACCTCTAACATCATAATAAGGTTTGTTTATTCTAAATCACAAGTTGTTCAACTAATGAGAAAAAAAGCACTAAGATGTCACCGCCTGAATTTATCCTCAAAATGCAACAAAAAACTGCTTTCTCATTAAATTGTGATTTGTCCTTATAAAATAATTCACAGTCATTAAGTGCTTACCATGGCAGGATTGGCAACAAAAATTCTTGAGATAAGGTGTTGACATTCCAGAGATATGTGAACACCGTCTGGAACCGAGTACTGAACACTCAATATACGCTGCAACAGGAAGTAATTAAGTCAGAGATATGCGAACACAGTCTGCAACTGAATACTGAACACTCAATATATGCTGCAACTGGAAGTAATTAAATCAGATAACATAATGCAATGTTCATACAATAACGTGCTAATAACCACTACCTGTATTGTTTTTCGGAAATTTTTAGGCTCCTCTGGATCCTCAAAAGGATATGCGCCTACTAGCATTACATATAAAGTAACTCCACAAGACCATACATCAGCAATCTACAAAAGTCTTACAAAAGTTAGGAAGAAcaatacaaaaataattatataaatgatGATAATAGATAAAGTGAATAGGTTATATGATTATAAGTATTTGTTACAAATTTATGTAAAAGACATGCAATTACCCCGCGACACCAAAGACTAGTAGGAAATTATGTAACAAAGCAATACTGCATTCATTATTACCGACTCTACAATATAGGATGCAGGTAGAACAAAGCAAAACCATAGAGAAAAACACTGCATAAATATCTTTATGACCATCATAGATTAGGAAGCACAAGACACAGTTAATAAAAAATGTTATAGTTTCGTCACTGGAACTATGGTCACCTCTATACATAGATTTGAGATgaatatttttttcctttcagATAAATATTTTGCTTAAATATAAGTGCAAGACTTGCATTTTTTTTGCCACTATATAAAGGGCTTTTCAACTCATAAAATATCATCTTGACAGTAAATGACTCTTGAAAGCATCAAGTTGAACACGAAGTTATGGGATATGTATACATGAAAATCTCTCTCCTTGCATGTATGTAATCACACTATCTATTCCACCAGATCCATGCTTTCATGACTGCTCAAGCAGTACCATCCATGCTTAACTGGCACTTCAACCTCATTTGCTTACTTCCCTGACCCACCTATGCAGCCATCCAACCATTTGTCCAGTACATGTTTTCAAGGATGAAGAATATAAAACACATGGCAGCCTGTACAACTATTTTTCTTGCAAGGGTACCTATTAAGGTTCTCTTTGGGAGTTAGCGCGTGCGCGCGTGCGCGCGCGTTGCAAGGGTACCTATTAGCGCGtgcgcacgcacgcacgcacgcacgcaacCACGCAACGCACGCACGcatgcacgcacgcacgcacacgcacacacacacaagaCCAGATGACACGATACACGATTGTTTCACGGTGAACTTCTATTGTTTCTACGGCTAATTAAATTCTTGTACTGGATATTGGTATAATGCATCACTAGGTTTTATGCATGATCAACTTAAATGCTTGGCCATATTTATACTGCTACTCTCAGTATGAAACAAACGAACTGTCACGACAAGGAATACTGCAAGAAAATTTACCTTGCCATCATATTCCTTCTTGAGTAGAACTTCAGGAGCAATATACGCTGGCGTTCCAACggtcgactttggttgtgaatgcAAAACTGACGACTGAAAATGCAACATGTAAGCAATTTAATTGTCATAAGTTACAAGATAAAAGAGAGCAAAGGAGTGCCGCCGGGTGTATGAATTGTCTCTTGTTTGAGAAACTAGAGCTCCAGAATAGACAGGTGTATAAATTGTCTTTTGTTTGAGAAATCGAAACTCGATACTAATTTATACCTTGGAATATCCAAAATCACATATCTTCAGACGAGGAGCAGCACTTCCATCTAATAAAGTGTTTTCCAGCTTCAGATCACGATGACATACTTGCTTGATAATAAAGAAATCCACAAAAAAATAAGCTAAGAGATAAAGATAATAGAAAACTCTTGAACAGTTCTATTTAGCATACCATTGAATGACAGTAGCTAACACCTGATATAAGTTGCTGGAAGAAGAATCGTGCCTACAGTGAAAAAAAGCATAGAGTTAAGACTGATTTAAGATCAGATAAAATACAATGAAATAGCAAAAAATAAGGTACACTAGAACCTCATCTTCATTGAAGCGTCCTGCACTGCAAATACGCTCAAAAAGCTCACCACCAGAAGCATATTCCATAACAATAGCCAGATGGGTTGGAGTTAAAATAACCTAGAAAGATTTGTAGTAAAGAAAGTTAATAATAActattttttattcataaaagCAAGTAAATCGATATCTTCAGACATGAACTTACCTCTCTGAACCTGATGATATTTGGGTGCCTCAATGATCTATGGTTAATTATCTCTCTTTGAACATTTTCATCTATCTGTATAAAAGAATAGAAACCGTCTCAGACAGCATCAAAAATCAAGATGTTGCAGACATTCTAAATCTGACAACTCTACCGAGGTCGTAGATATAGCTCCTTAAACAGTTAGCAAACAATCAACTAAAAAAGTAAGTCCTCAGTTATGTTGGTAAACAGTTAATGAACCAGCTGATCCACCGTGTTTTACTCACTTGGTCAGTTAAGGTGAGCCAATCAGtgaagaaacatgattaaatcctCTTCCAACATAGATCATAGGTTCTGGATATTAATTAAAACTGCAAATTGTATACATGGAACTCATGTGACAACATAATATCATTTTGTTGCTAGCACCGCAACTGAACTTCTACGGTCCCCTAACAACAGTTGTTCAGTCTTGAATGACGCTTTCACCATAATACCAAAGCAA
The DNA window shown above is from Musa acuminata AAA Group cultivar baxijiao chromosome BXJ2-4, Cavendish_Baxijiao_AAA, whole genome shotgun sequence and carries:
- the LOC103982928 gene encoding uncharacterized protein LOC103982928 isoform X1 is translated as MAWRGSISGSLLAAARSYSPRSPHAVRRLPCPPVAGPRLQRRRLPLSPPRSLGELGCAQSFLPLYSVVAAPRLTSHLSVSARACCELSQGTFRRTCQDR
- the LOC103982928 gene encoding uncharacterized protein LOC103982928 isoform X5, which produces MAWRGSISGSLLAAARSYSPRSPHAVRRLPCPPVAGPRLQRRRLPLSPPRSLGELGCAQSFLPLYSVVAAPRLTSHLSVSARACCELSQGT
- the LOC103982928 gene encoding uncharacterized protein LOC103982928 isoform X4 produces the protein MAWRGSISGSLLAAARSYSPRSPHAVRRLPCPPVAGPRLQRRRLPLSPPRSLGELGCAQSFLPLYSVVAAPRLTSHLSVSARACCELSQGKNGKDG
- the LOC103982928 gene encoding uncharacterized protein LOC103982928 isoform X2, whose amino-acid sequence is MAWRGSISGSLLAAARSYSPRSPHAVRRLPCPPVAGPRLQRRRLPLSPPRSLGELGCAQSFLPLYSVVAAPRLTSHLSVSARACCELSQGTFRRTCQDR
- the LOC135610911 gene encoding serine/threonine-protein kinase SAPK10-like → MDRAALTVGPAMDLPIMHDSDRYELVRDIGSGNFGIARLMRDKQTKELVAVKYIERGEKIDENVQREIINHRSLRHPNIIRFREVILTPTHLAIVMEYASGGELFERICSAGRFNEDEARFFFQQLISGVSYCHSMQVCHRDLKLENTLLDGSAAPRLKICDFGYSKSSVLHSQPKSTVGTPAYIAPEVLLKKEYDGKIADVWSCGVTLYVMLVGAYPFEDPEEPKNFRKTIQRILSVQYSVPDGVHISLECQHLISRIFVANPAMRITIPEIRNHEWFLKNLPADLVDDKTITNEYEEPDQPMQKIEDIMHILEEATIPAAGARGLNQHLMGSLDIDDYDDDDDMEDLDSDLDLDIDSSGEMVYAM